Below is a genomic region from Nitratidesulfovibrio sp..
CATCAAAATTGGTGTTGTTTGGTCATTTCATGCCAAAGCAAGAGGTATTCCGACCCTGAACTGACGATCCCTATGCGGGTAAACGAGCGCTCACGGCATGTGAATGTGCACATACTCCGGTCTGTTATTCGCGGATTGAATAACCAGTCATCGCAACATATCGTCATGCTTGAATTAACACGCGTTGTTCGTTGACCGTGACCTGCCAGGGCTGATACATATGCACACTAGGAGTGCCTGCATACCCAGTCCGGCCATGCCCTTCTCTTTGCGTCCGAGAGGGCTCCACACACGACTGCGGCAACGCCGGAATGCTGCCTGTCCCTTCATGGGAGCAGAAGCACATGCAAGGTCACGAGCACGGTCTTTCCATCGTCCCGGTCCACGAGGCCGTGGGCATGATGTTGTGTCACGACATGACGCGCATCGTCCCCGGCGTCGAAAAGGGGCCGGGGTTCCGCAAGGGGCACATCATCGCCCCGGCGGACATCCCCCTCCTTCTGCAAATGGGGAAGGAGCACGTCTACGCCCTGCGCCTTGGCGCGGGCCAACTGCATGAAGACGATGCCGCCATGCGTCTGGCGCGCGCCGTCGGTGGTGCAGGCGTGGCCCCGGAAGCCAAATGCGAGGGGCGGGTCAACCTTGTCGCCGAACACGACGGGCTGTTGCACGTCGATGTTCCCGCCCTTGGCCGACTGAATGGCCTGGGCGAACTTGCCGTGTCCACGCTGCACGGCCTGTGCGCGGTGCGTACGGGCCAGATGGTGGCGGGCATGCGCGTCATCCCTCTCATTGTCCACGAACAACTGCTGCACCAGGCCGAACGCGCCCTTGACGGTGCGCCGGTGGTTTCCGTGCTGCCCTTCCGCCGTGCCCGCGTTGGCATGGTGACCACAGGCAGCGAGGTGTTCCACGGTCGCATCAAGGACAAGTTCGGCCCCGTGGTGCGCCGCAAGTTCGCGGAACTCGGCAGCGAAGTGGTGCGTCAGGTGTTGGTGGCCGACGACCATGACGCCACGGCCCGGGCCATCCGCGAACTGGTGGGCGAAGGGGCGGACATGGTCGTCGTTACCGGCGGCATGTCCGTGGATCCCGACGACCAGACCCCGGCGGGCATCAGGGCCGCTGGGGCGCGCGTCGTCGCGTACGGAGCCCCGGTGCTGCCGGGCTCCATGTTCATGTTGGCGTATCTCGGCGAGGTGCCCGTCATGGGCCTTCCCGGGTGTGTCATGTATCACCGTGCGTCGATCTTCGACCTCGTGGCGCCCCGGCTGCTGGCCGGGCTTGCCGTCACGCGGGAGGACATCACCGCGCTCGGTCATGGCGGCCTGTGCCTCGGCTGCCAGGAATGCCGGTATCCCGCCTGCCCCTTCGGCAAGGGCGCGTAGCCCCGCCTTACAGGCAGGACGGGAGGGGCGGCGACCAGCCGCCCATGCAGGGAAGGGCGAACCATTCGCCCGCGACGGAAAGGGCGGCATGCCCGCCCGCGCAACATGCAACGGACAGCTCCACGGAGGCCAGGCTCATGATCAACAAGCATTTCATCGTCAACGGCATACCCCGCAACCTTGTCGTCGATCCGGAAGCGACGCTGGCGGACGTGCTGCGCGGCCAACTGCTGCTCACCGGCGTCAAGGTGGGCTGCGGCGAAGGCCAGTGCGGCGCGTGCAGCGTCATCCTTGACGGCAAGGTGGTGCGCTCGTGCGCGTACAAGATGCGCCGCCTGCCCGACGGGGCATCGGTGACCACCATCGAGGGCGTGGGCAGCCCCGACTGCCTGCACCCGCTGCAACTGGCGTGGACGGCCCACGGCGGCGCGCAGTGCGGCTTCTGCACGCCGGGCTTCATCGTTTCGGCCAGGCAGTTGCTGGAAGAAAACAAGAGCCCCAGCCGCGACGACGTGCGCGACTGGTTCCAGAAGCACCGCAACGTCTGCCGCTGCACTGGCTACAAGCCTCTGGTCGATGCGGTCATGGACGCCGCCAAGGTGCTGCGCGGCGAGATGAGCGCCGACGAACTCTGCTTCAAGATTCCCGCCGATGGCCGCATCTGGGGATCGAAGTACCCCCGCCCCTCCGCCATTGCCAAGGTAACGGGCACCTGCGACTACGGTGCGGACCTGGGTCTGAAGATGCCCTCCGATGCCCTGCACCTTGCGTTGGTGCAGGCGGACGTGTCGCACGCCAAAATCCTGTCCATCGACACCGCCGAAGCGCAGAAGATGCCCGGCGTGCACAGCGTGCTCACCCACAAGGACGTCAAGGGCAAGAACCGCATCACCGGCCTGATCACCTTCCCGTCCAACAAGGGCGACGGCTGGGACCGGCCCATCCTGTGCGACGAGAAGGTGTTCCAGTACGGTGACGCACTGGCCATCGTCTGCGCCGACAGCGAAAAGCACGCCCGCGCCGCCGCCGAGAAGGTGAAGGTGCAGCTGGAAGAACTGCCCGCCTACATGAGCGCCCCGGCGGCCATGGCCGAAGACGCCATGGAAATCCACCCCGGCACGCCCAACGTGTACTTCATCCAGAACATCGCCAAGGGCGCGGATACCAAGCCCATCTTCGACGGGGCCGACGTGGTGGTGGAAGGCGACTACTACGTGAGTCGCCAGCCGCACCTGCCCATCGAGCCGGACGTGGGCTTTGCCTACACCGACGGCGAAGGGCGCCTCGTCATCCATTCCAAGTCCATCGGCCTGCACCTGCATCTGTACATGATCGCCCCCGGCCTTGGCATCGAGCCGGAGAAGATCGTCATGGTGCAGAACCCCACGGGCGGTACCTTCGGCTACAAGTTCAGCCCCACCATGGAAGCCCTGGTGGGTGTGGCGGCCATGGCCACGGGCCGCCCGGTGCACCTGCGCTACAACTATCGCCAGCAGCAGAACTACACGGGCAAGCGCTCGCCGTTCTTCGTCAACGCGCGTTATGCCGCCGACAAGACCGGCAAGATCAAGGCCATGGAAACCGACTGGACCGTGGACCATGGCCCGTACTCCGAGTTCGGCGACCTTTTGACCCTGCGCGGTGCGCAGTTCGGGGGCGCGGGCTACGGCATCGCCAACATCCGGGGCCAGGGCCGCACGGTGTGCACCAACCACGCCTGGGGGGCCGCCTTCCGCGGCTACGGCGCGCCGGAAATCGAGTTCCCGACCGAAGTGCTGATGGACGAACTGGCCGAAAAGATGGGCATGGACCCGCTGGAGCTGCGCTACATCAACGTGTACCGCAAGGGCGACACCAACCCCACCGGGCAGGACCCGGAAGTGTACAGCCTGCCGGAAATGATCGACATCCTGCGGCCCAAGTACAAGGCGGCACAGGAGGCAGCCAAGGCCGGTTCCACGGCGGCGGTCAAGAAGGGCGTGGGCGTTGCCGTGGGCGTGTACGGCTGCGGCCTTGACGGGCCGGACACCTCGGAAGCCGATGCCGAACTGAACCCCGACGGCACCGTGACCATCTACAACTGCTGGGAAGACCACGGCCAGGGTGCGGACATGGGCAGCCTGGGCACCGCCCACGAGGCGCTGCGTCCGCTGGGCATCGCCCCGCAGAACATCCGCCTGGTGCTCAACGACACCAGCAAGGCGCCCAACAGCGGCCCGGCGGGCGGCAGCCGGTCGCAGTACGTCACCGGCAACGCCGTGCGTGTGGCCTGCGAAAACCTTGTGGAAGCCATGCGCAAGCCCGGCGGTTTCCGCACCTACCAGGAGATGGTGGACGAAAAGATCGCCACCAAGCATCGCGGTGCGTGGACGGCGGCGGGCACCCACTGCGATGAAAACGCGCAAGGCAAGCCCTTCACCTCCTACATGTACGGCGTGTTCATGGCCGAAGTGGCCGTGGAACTGGCCACCGGCAAGACAACGGTGGACAAGCTGACCCTGGTGGCCGACATCGGCAAGGTCTGCAACAAGCTGGTCACCGACGGCCAGTTGTACGGCGGCCTGGCCCAGGGCGTGGGCCTGGCCCTGTCCGAAGACTACGAGGACCTCAAGAAGCACGCCACCATGGCGGGTGCGGGCGTTCCGTACATCAAGGACATTCCCGACAACATCGAACTGATCTACGTGGAAACCCCGCGCGGCGACGGTCCGTTCGGCGCGTCGGGCGTGGGCGAACTGCCGCTCAGCGCACCGCACGCGTCCATCATCAACGGCATCTACCATGCCTGCGGCGTGCGCATTCGCCACTTGCCCGCCCTGCCGGAAAAGGTGCTGGCGGGTCTGAAGGGCGCGTAGTACCAAGAAACACGGCCCCGGGGTGGACGCGCTCCGCCCCGGGGCATCATTTTTCGGGGCGTGGGGTTGTGTCGCACGCTCCGCCGCCTGGCCTGCAAGGGGAGGCACGGTATGGACCAGACCCCGCTGCGCGACTGGGAGTCGCGCTGCATACAGGAAGAACCGCCTCGCTGTCAGGCGGCGTGCCCGCTGCACGTGGATGCACGTGCCTTTCTGGGCCATGTGGCGCAAGGCCGCTGGCGCGAGGCGCGCGGCATGCTGGAACGCACCATGCCCCTGCCCGGCGTGCTGGCCCGGCTGTGCGAGGCCCCGTGCGAGGCGGCCTGCCTGCGCGAAGCGGCGGGCGGAACCATTGCCGTGGGCGCGCTGGAGCGGGCCTGCGCCGCGCTGTCCGCCCCGGCGGCGGACCCGCGCCCCCTGCCGGGGCGGGGGCTGCGCGCCGCCGTGCTGGGGGGCGGGCTGGCCGCGCTGACCGTGGCCTGGGACCTTGCGAAAAAGGGCCATGCGGTAACCCTGGCCGGGTGGCTGGAAGACGGTGGAGAGCATGGGGGCGAGGGCGATGCCCGAATGGCCGCTGCTGGCCGCCTTGCAGCCATCCCGCCGGATGTGTTGCCGCCGGATGTCCTGCGCAAGGAACTGGATCGGTTGGCCGGGCTCAAGGTGCGCTTTGCATCGCCGGTCGCCCCCACGGCGGCGGTGCTGGAAGAGATGCGTGCCGCGCACGGGGCGGTGTTCGTGACGTGGAGTCCGGCGGCGGCCCGCGCGCTGCATCTGCCGGACCGCAGCCAGTGCGATGCGCTGACCCTGGCCCACCCCGACCTGCCCGGCGTGTTCTGCGGCGGCTGGCCTGCGGAAGGCCCGACAGGTTCCGCACGTTGCATCGACGAGGCCGCCGATGGACGACATGCCGCCACATCCATGGACCGCCACCTGACCGGCGTTTCGCTGGAGGCAGGCCGCGAACGGCAGGGACCGTTCGAAACGCGATTGTTCACCAGCCTGGATGGCGTGCAGCCTGAGGCGCCCGTGGCGCTGCCCGCGCTGCCGCCCGCAGGGCAGGGGGGAGGCGATCCCGCCTCCGACATTGCAGACGCGCCGTATCGCGCCGAGGCCGCCCGCTGCCTGCAATGCCAGTGTCTGGAATGCGTGAAGGTGTGTCCGTACCTGGAAAAATACGGCGAATATCCCAAAAAGCACGCCCGGCGCATCTACAACAACCTGTCCATCGTCAAGGGCGTGCATCAGGCCAACCGGTTCATCAATTCGTGCAGTCTGTGCGGGCTGTGCGGCACGGTGTGCCCCACCGGGTTCGACATGGCCCCGTTGTGCCACGAGGCGCGGCGTACCATGGTGCATGACGGCAAGATGCCGCCCTCCACCCACGAATTTGCGCTGGACGACATGGCCTTCAGCAACGGGCCGCATGCCGCGCTGCTGCGCGCCCCGGCGGGGGCAGAATCCTGCGCGTGGCTGTTCCTGCCCAGCTGCCAGCTTGCGGCGTCTGCGCCGGACAGGGTGGCGCAGGCGTGGACCATTCTGGCCGACCGTCTGCCCGGCGGCACGGGCATTGCCTTGCGCTGTTGCGGCGCGCCCGCGCTGTGGGCCGGGCGCGACGATCTGGCCGCTGCCGCCGCCGAGGAACTGCGCAATGGGTGGGAAATCATGGGCCGTCCCACGCTGGTGGTGGGGTGTCCGTCCTGCGCCACCACCTTGCGCACGCTGCTGCCCGATTTGCCCCAGACCCCGCTGTGGTCCGTGCTGGCGGACTACGGGACCGGCGGACACGAACCGACCGTTCCGGCGGCGCTGACCCTGCACGACCCCTGCGCCGCGCGCGAGGACGAACCCCTGCGCGCCACGGTGCGCGGCCTGCTGGCCGCGCGCGGGGTGACGGTGCATGAGCCGGAGCTGACCGGGCCGCACACCGAATGTTGCGGCTACGGCGGCCTGATGGCCGAGGCAGACCCCGACCTTGCCCGCGCCGTCATCCAGCGCAGGGCCGATGCCTCGGACCTGCCCTTCGTCACCTACTGCGCCATGTGCCGCGACCGGCTGGCCGAGGCGGGCAGCCCCGCCAGCCACCTGCTGGACCTGCTGCTGCCCCCGCTGCCCGTCGGCAACCCCGACCCGGCAGCGCCCGGCCCGCACATCACCGCCCGACAGGAAAACCGCGCCCGACTGCGCGACCGCCTGCTGCGCGAGGTGTACGGCGAAGCTCCGCCCGATGCTGCGCCGGAGGTGCCCCTGCGCATCACGCCGGACATGCGGGTGGTGATGGAGCGGCGGCGTATTCTTGATGATGACCTGCGCGGCGTGATCGCTGAAGCCGAGCGTGCCGGGCGCTATTTCATCGACGCCGATACCGGCATGCGTCTGGCCTGTTTGCGTCGGGTGCGGGTTACCCACTGGGCGGGCTACGAACCCGTGCAGGCAGGGGAATCCGGCGATGCAGGTACGCCCGCCTACGCCATCCGGCAGGCATACGCCCATCG
It encodes:
- a CDS encoding molybdopterin-binding protein, giving the protein MQGHEHGLSIVPVHEAVGMMLCHDMTRIVPGVEKGPGFRKGHIIAPADIPLLLQMGKEHVYALRLGAGQLHEDDAAMRLARAVGGAGVAPEAKCEGRVNLVAEHDGLLHVDVPALGRLNGLGELAVSTLHGLCAVRTGQMVAGMRVIPLIVHEQLLHQAERALDGAPVVSVLPFRRARVGMVTTGSEVFHGRIKDKFGPVVRRKFAELGSEVVRQVLVADDHDATARAIRELVGEGADMVVVTGGMSVDPDDQTPAGIRAAGARVVAYGAPVLPGSMFMLAYLGEVPVMGLPGCVMYHRASIFDLVAPRLLAGLAVTREDITALGHGGLCLGCQECRYPACPFGKGA
- a CDS encoding molybdopterin-dependent aldehyde oxidoreductase; its protein translation is MINKHFIVNGIPRNLVVDPEATLADVLRGQLLLTGVKVGCGEGQCGACSVILDGKVVRSCAYKMRRLPDGASVTTIEGVGSPDCLHPLQLAWTAHGGAQCGFCTPGFIVSARQLLEENKSPSRDDVRDWFQKHRNVCRCTGYKPLVDAVMDAAKVLRGEMSADELCFKIPADGRIWGSKYPRPSAIAKVTGTCDYGADLGLKMPSDALHLALVQADVSHAKILSIDTAEAQKMPGVHSVLTHKDVKGKNRITGLITFPSNKGDGWDRPILCDEKVFQYGDALAIVCADSEKHARAAAEKVKVQLEELPAYMSAPAAMAEDAMEIHPGTPNVYFIQNIAKGADTKPIFDGADVVVEGDYYVSRQPHLPIEPDVGFAYTDGEGRLVIHSKSIGLHLHLYMIAPGLGIEPEKIVMVQNPTGGTFGYKFSPTMEALVGVAAMATGRPVHLRYNYRQQQNYTGKRSPFFVNARYAADKTGKIKAMETDWTVDHGPYSEFGDLLTLRGAQFGGAGYGIANIRGQGRTVCTNHAWGAAFRGYGAPEIEFPTEVLMDELAEKMGMDPLELRYINVYRKGDTNPTGQDPEVYSLPEMIDILRPKYKAAQEAAKAGSTAAVKKGVGVAVGVYGCGLDGPDTSEADAELNPDGTVTIYNCWEDHGQGADMGSLGTAHEALRPLGIAPQNIRLVLNDTSKAPNSGPAGGSRSQYVTGNAVRVACENLVEAMRKPGGFRTYQEMVDEKIATKHRGAWTAAGTHCDENAQGKPFTSYMYGVFMAEVAVELATGKTTVDKLTLVADIGKVCNKLVTDGQLYGGLAQGVGLALSEDYEDLKKHATMAGAGVPYIKDIPDNIELIYVETPRGDGPFGASGVGELPLSAPHASIINGIYHACGVRIRHLPALPEKVLAGLKGA
- a CDS encoding pyridine nucleotide-disulfide oxidoreductase/dicluster-binding protein, giving the protein MDQTPLRDWESRCIQEEPPRCQAACPLHVDARAFLGHVAQGRWREARGMLERTMPLPGVLARLCEAPCEAACLREAAGGTIAVGALERACAALSAPAADPRPLPGRGLRAAVLGGGLAALTVAWDLAKKGHAVTLAGWLEDGGEHGGEGDARMAAAGRLAAIPPDVLPPDVLRKELDRLAGLKVRFASPVAPTAAVLEEMRAAHGAVFVTWSPAAARALHLPDRSQCDALTLAHPDLPGVFCGGWPAEGPTGSARCIDEAADGRHAATSMDRHLTGVSLEAGRERQGPFETRLFTSLDGVQPEAPVALPALPPAGQGGGDPASDIADAPYRAEAARCLQCQCLECVKVCPYLEKYGEYPKKHARRIYNNLSIVKGVHQANRFINSCSLCGLCGTVCPTGFDMAPLCHEARRTMVHDGKMPPSTHEFALDDMAFSNGPHAALLRAPAGAESCAWLFLPSCQLAASAPDRVAQAWTILADRLPGGTGIALRCCGAPALWAGRDDLAAAAAEELRNGWEIMGRPTLVVGCPSCATTLRTLLPDLPQTPLWSVLADYGTGGHEPTVPAALTLHDPCAAREDEPLRATVRGLLAARGVTVHEPELTGPHTECCGYGGLMAEADPDLARAVIQRRADASDLPFVTYCAMCRDRLAEAGSPASHLLDLLLPPLPVGNPDPAAPGPHITARQENRARLRDRLLREVYGEAPPDAAPEVPLRITPDMRVVMERRRILDDDLRGVIAEAERAGRYFIDADTGMRLACLRRVRVTHWAGYEPVQAGESGDAGTPAYAIRQAYAHRMVLPQGPPAGGWKESPHEPAYLPASGNWVCACGGAPRPLSVELTYLGSTFNVRLLTCPDCGQVLVDEALALGKMLEVEQLLEDK